A single Mastomys coucha isolate ucsf_1 chromosome X, UCSF_Mcou_1, whole genome shotgun sequence DNA region contains:
- the Magee1 gene encoding melanoma-associated antigen E1, whose product MSLVSQNSRRRRGGRASARKNNGKGLPAAVPGPDVPRDRSDPQILQGLRASEGPGTSMLPTPREGPSAPVSPTASEGSSAPGQLIISEGPNTSKLPTSRKGPGASRPPAVSAGLNAAVSITASEGPSVPPTAPEGSKAYEHLSVSEGLAISEQPYSDEGPDVQPILGEGPGISVPPTFSEGSGISVPLPSAEGLNISVSPTISEGLGINVPSLASEAPSISVPPTVSNELGINLPPTFGEGLSISVLFAALEEADIFVPPPSAEELSTSMLPPSGEAQSTWVPPIILEGSSVEVPPTSKKGRRTSVPSAACESPSTSAEDLSTSLSSISAEGYRSSLAPCAAEGSAAFELLPCGEGPSTSGLHSLEEGSRISQMPLAAEGPSTAGMPTEAENPEEGLACCASVGKTKCTSQALQKAKDPSVRPKREDRFLDFQVLRDSKNSNSITIMGLGTSRVALTLKPQDPMEQNVAELLQFLLLKDQTKYPIKESEMREFIDKEYRHQFPEILRRASAHLECIFRFDLKELDPEEHTYILLNKLGPVPFEGLEDTPSGPKMGLLMMILGHILLNGNQAREADIWEMLWRFGVQRERRLSIFGNVKRLLSVEFVWQRYLDYRPLTDCVPVEFEFYWGPRSRVETTKMKILKFMAKVYNKDPMDWPALYNEALEEDADRVVINNWRVARPFRRPLFAEVSPELGPDSDASGSKYSPHSWPESRLESKSRKLVQLFLLMDSTKLPIPKKGILYYIGRECTKVFPDLLNRAARTLNHVYGTELVVLDPRNHSYTLYNRREMEDTEEIMDSPNRPGNNFLMQVLSFIFIMGNHARESAVWAFLRGLGVQNGRKHVITCRYLSQRYIDSLRVPDSDPVQYDFVWGPRARLETSKMKALRYVARIHRKEPEDWPEQYREAMEDEANRAEAGRRPLIVRNLR is encoded by the coding sequence ATGTCGCTGGTAAGCCAGAATTCGCGCCGCCGCCGCGGTGGAAGGGCCAGTGCGCGCAAAAACAACGGGAAGGGTCTCCCTGCTGCCGTGCCAGGTCCAGACGTCCCTCGGGATCGCAGCGATCCTCAGATCCTCCAGGGCCTCCGCGCCTCTGAGGGCCCTGGCACCTCCATGCTGCCCACCCCCCGGGAGGGCCCAAGCGCCCCTGTGTCGCCCACCGCTTCAGAGGGCTCAAGTGCCCCTGGGCAGCTCATCATCTCCGAGGGGCCGAACACCTCCAAGCTGCCCACCTCCCGGAAGGGTCCGGGCGCCTCTCGGCCTCCTGCAGTCTCCGCAGGGCTGAACGCCGCTGTGTCCATCACCGCCTCGGAGGGCCCGAGTGTGCCGCCCACTGCTCCGGAGGGCTCAAAGGCCTATGAGCATCTCTCTGTCTCAGAAGGGCTGGCCATCTCTGAGCAGCCCTACTCTGATGAGGGTCCTGATGTGCAGCCCATCCTAGGTGAGGGCCCGGGAATCTCGGTGCCGCCCACCTTCTCTGAGGGATCCGGCATTTCCGTGCCGCTGCCCTCTGCTGAGGGCTTGAACATCTCCGTGTCGCCCACCATCTCGGAGGGACTGGGTATCAACGTGCCCTCCCTCGCTAGTGAGGCCCCAAGCATTTCGGTGCCGCCCACTGTCTCTAATGAACTGGGCATCAACCTGCCGCCCACCTTCGGTGAGGGCCTGAGCATCTCTGTGCTCTTCGCGGCTTTGGAGGAAGCCGACATCTTTGTGCCGCCCCCCTCCGCCGAGGAACTGAGCACCTCCATGCTGCCCCCCTCCGGTGAGGCCCAGAGCACCTGGGTGCCGCCCATCATCTTGGAGGGATCTAGTGTCGAGGTGCCGCCCACCTCCAAAAAGGGACGACGCACCTCGGTGCCGTCAGCTGCCTGCGAGAGCCCAAGCACCTCAGCCGAGGACCTGAGCACGTCCCTGTCATCCATTTCTGCTGAGGGCTACCGAAGCTCGCTGGCGCCCTGCGCTGCGGAGGGATCCGCCGCCTTCGAGCTGCTTCCCTGCGGGGAGGGCCCGAGCACCTCGGGGCTGCACAGCCTGGAGGAGGGGTCGAGAATCTCGCAGATGCCCCTAGCTGCCGAAGGTCCTAGCACTGCTGGGATGCCCACTGAAGCTGAAAACCCTGAGGAAGGACTGGCCTGCTGTGCTTCTGTGGGAAAGACCAAGTGCACCTCCCAGGCTCTGCAAAAGGCCAAGGATCCATCTGTACGGCCGAAGCGTGAAGACCGCTTCCTGGATTTCCAGGTCCTGAGAGACAGTAAGAATTCCAACTCCATTACCATTATGGGCCTGGGCACTTCCCGCGTTGCTCTTACTCTGAAGCCTCAGGATCCCATGGAGCAAAACGTGGCCGAATTGTTGCAGTTTCTCCTGCTGAAGGATCAGACCAAGTACCCTATCAAGGAATCTGAAATGAGGGAATTCATTGACAAAGAATATCGCCACCAGTTCCCAGAGATCCTCAGACGAGCATCAGCCCACCTGGAGTGCATTTTTAGGTTTGACCTGAAGGAGCTAGACCCTGAGGAGCACACCTACATCCTGCTCAACAAACTGGGACCAGTGCCCTTTGAAGGATTAGAAGACACCCCCAGTGGGCCAAAGATGGGCCTCTTGATGATGATTCTGGGACACATATTACTAAATGGCAACCAAGCCAGAGAAGCTGATATCTGGGAGATGCTCTGGAGATTCGGAGTGCAGCGTGAAAGGCGGCTTTCCATTTTTGGGAACGTGAAGAGACTTCTGTCTGTAGAGTTTGTGTGGCAGCGTTACTTGGACTACAGGCCTCTAACTGACTGTGTACCAGTCGAGTTTGAGTTTTACTGGGGCCCACGATCCCGTGTAGAAACCACCAAGATGAAAATTCTGAAGTTCATGGCTAAGGTCTACAACAAAGATCCTATGGACTGGCCAGCACTGTACAATGAAGCTCTGGAAGAAGACGCTGACAGAGTTGTTATTAATAACTGGCGGGTTGCTCGTCCGTTTAGGAGGCCCCTTTTTGCAGAAGTTTCTCCAGAGCTGGGTCCTGATTCAGATGCTTCTGGCTCCAAATATTCTCCCCATTCTTGGCCTGAGTCAAGATTAGAGAGCAAATCAAGGAAATTGGTCCAGTTATTTCTGCTGATGGATTCGACTAAGCTGCCTATACCAAAGAAGGGAATCCTGTACTACATTGGTCGAGAGTGTACCAAAGTGTTCCCTGACCTCCTGAATCGTGCTGCTCGCACCCTAAACCACGTGTATGGGACAGAGCTAGTGGTCCTTGATCCCAGGAACCACTCCTACACCCTGTACAACCGAAGAGAAATGGAAGACACAGAAGAGATTATGGACAGTCCAAACAGGCCCGGCAACAATTTCTTAATGCAGGTTCTGAGCTTCATCTTTATAATGGGCAACCATGCTAGGGAGTCTGCAGTCTGGGCCTTTCTAAGGGGCTTGGGAGTTCAAAATGGGAGAAAGCATGTGATTACCTGTAGGTATTTGAGTCAGCGCTACATAGACAGTTTGCGGGTTCCTGACAGTGATCCGGTGCAATATGATTTTGTATGGGGCCCTAGAGCCCGCCTGGAAACCTCCAAGATGAAAGCCCTGCGATATGTGGCCCGAATCCAcagaaaggagccagaagattggCCGGAGCAGTACAGGGAGGCGATGGAAGATGAGGCAAATAGAGCTGAAGCTGGGCGCCGGCCATTGATTGTTCGCAACTTGCGATAA